A window of the Lodderomyces beijingensis strain CBS 14171 genome assembly, chromosome: 7 genome harbors these coding sequences:
- a CDS encoding mitochondrial 37S ribosomal protein mS38 , translating into MSNTGEGSTSITSSCNDRIGSAADTTTKYQIFLPLPTTQDQETFHSVQAEPRPHKSTVGQKMFRCLSSCASRGVSNQTSTTFFRAASRYVPHNSSNNKYIPLASSLLQAAPPPSTANSGLASLRPLLASLSGRIPAPPPSSLPPSHVITLEIIDKSGSVPSQTFEINLDNVDAENMIHTDSVLRKRRLKMKKHKHRKRRKAQRALRRRLGK; encoded by the coding sequence ATGTCCAACACTGGAGAGGGTTCAACCTCGATTACCCTGTCCTGCAATGATCGAATTGGTAGCGCAGCagacaccaccaccaagtatcaaatttttcttcctcttccaaccACGCAAGATCAAGAGACTTTTCACTCCGTACAAGCAGAACCAAGACCCCACAAGTCCACAGTTGGCCAGAAAATGTTTAGGTGTCTCTCGAGCTGCGCCTCACGCGGGGTGCTGAACCAAACATCAACCACATTCTTCCGCGCAGCATCCCGCTACGTACCccacaacagcagcaacaacaaatacaTTCCACTTGCATCGTCACTTCTAcaagcagcaccaccaccaagcacGGCCAATTCCGGTCTCGCGTCGTTGCGACCATTGCTTGCGTCGTTGTCGGGACGAATCCCAGCTCCGCCACCACTGTCACTTCCACCATCACACGTAATCACGCTTGAAATTATCGATAAGTCGGGATCGGTACCGAGTCAAACGTTCgagatcaacttggacaatgTCGATGCAGAGAACATGATCCACACGGATTCGGTTTTGCGTAAGcggagattgaagatgaagaagcacAAACatagaaagagaagaaaagctCAGAGGGCATTACGGAGAAGATTGGGTAAGTGA